A genome region from Mesorhizobium sp. B2-1-8 includes the following:
- a CDS encoding Fic family protein: MAWNWEQADWPHFTYDKMALDPLESEFLLRSGEFLGVFRHVGSEDRDQIRIELISEEALKTSAIEGEYLNRESLQSSLRQQLGLGAENRRIPPAERGVSEMMADVYLHFAEPLSHRTLYAWHKMVMSAERRIETIGNYRQHADPMQIVSNRLDKPKVHFEAPPSSRVKAEMDAFTIWFNNTAPKGKAPLPALTRAGIAHLYFESIHPFEDGNGRIGRALCEKALAQNLGEPSLITLAYTIERHRKAYYDSLEASNKSNAITDWLLYFANTILEAQRVTLARVEFSVAKAKFYERHRGQFNERQEKVIDRMFREGIDGFKGGLSAENYIAVTQASRATATRDLQDLVAKGALTRAGELRHTRYTLNIRDDRA; encoded by the coding sequence ATGGCATGGAATTGGGAGCAGGCCGACTGGCCGCATTTTACCTACGACAAGATGGCATTGGACCCGCTGGAAAGCGAGTTCCTATTGCGATCGGGCGAGTTCCTCGGCGTCTTTCGTCACGTCGGTTCCGAGGATCGCGATCAGATCCGCATCGAGCTTATCAGCGAAGAGGCTTTGAAGACATCCGCCATCGAAGGAGAATATCTCAACCGCGAGAGCCTGCAATCGTCCTTACGCCAGCAACTTGGGCTTGGAGCTGAAAACAGACGCATTCCGCCAGCGGAGCGAGGCGTCTCCGAAATGATGGCCGATGTGTACTTGCATTTTGCGGAACCGCTTTCTCATCGCACCCTCTACGCCTGGCACAAGATGGTGATGTCGGCCGAACGGCGCATTGAGACAATCGGCAATTACCGCCAGCATGCCGATCCGATGCAGATCGTCTCCAATCGGCTGGACAAGCCCAAAGTGCATTTCGAGGCGCCGCCCTCATCGCGCGTGAAGGCCGAAATGGATGCTTTTACCATCTGGTTCAACAATACTGCGCCCAAAGGCAAGGCTCCGCTTCCCGCGCTGACGCGCGCCGGTATCGCGCATCTCTATTTTGAGAGCATCCATCCGTTCGAAGACGGCAACGGCCGCATAGGGCGTGCCCTTTGCGAAAAGGCGCTGGCGCAAAATCTGGGCGAGCCGAGCCTAATAACGCTGGCCTATACAATCGAGCGTCATCGCAAGGCCTACTACGACAGCCTGGAAGCCAGCAACAAGAGCAACGCGATTACCGACTGGCTGCTCTACTTCGCCAACACGATCCTTGAAGCGCAGCGCGTAACGCTTGCTCGTGTCGAATTCTCCGTCGCCAAGGCCAAGTTCTACGAGCGCCATCGGGGTCAGTTCAACGAGCGCCAGGAGAAGGTGATCGATCGAATGTTCCGTGAAGGTATCGATGGCTTCAAGGGTGGTCTCAGCGCCGAGAATTACATCGCCGTCACCCAGGCGTCGCGCGCCACGGCGACAAGGGACCTGCAGGATCTGGTTGCCAAGGGTGCGCTGACAAGAGCTGGTGAACTCCGACACACACGTTACACGCTGAATATTCGCGACGATCGTGCGTGA
- a CDS encoding LysR family transcriptional regulator: MPHLSLILNDQCRLNILLHSYVDRFNYVDDGAAVLCYVLFSLLQELQRWCRGLPMRYLNSAHHIDVVAKTGSIRAAAELLAITSTALNRRILAMEAELGVAIFERLPHGVRLSSAGELLVQHMRNQLSDMEHVKSQIADLAGARRGHVAIACSQALLPYHLPMQISLYRKEHPNVTFGVHLRDREEAERALVDHTADIAIVYEPTRLAAFMTLMRVHQPVHAVMRPDHPLASHETVRLRACLDYPIALPTSSYGVRYLLDIGAQSSSLQLEPVIQSDSFEFLRNHAISEDIITFHFPIGLSHQTMTGDMISRPLDPRDVPAGMLYVGQLKGRTLPVAAARFADQLSDSLAQQYDVS, translated from the coding sequence TTGCCACACCTTTCGTTGATTCTGAATGATCAATGTCGCTTGAACATACTTCTTCACTCATATGTCGACAGGTTTAATTATGTCGATGACGGTGCTGCTGTCTTGTGCTATGTTTTGTTCAGCCTGCTGCAAGAATTGCAGCGGTGGTGCCGGGGGCTGCCGATGCGTTACCTGAACTCCGCTCACCATATCGATGTGGTGGCCAAGACCGGTTCGATCCGCGCCGCCGCGGAATTGCTCGCCATAACCTCGACGGCGCTCAACCGGCGTATATTGGCGATGGAGGCCGAACTCGGCGTTGCGATTTTCGAGCGACTGCCTCACGGCGTGCGATTGTCCAGCGCCGGCGAACTTCTAGTGCAGCACATGCGCAACCAGTTATCCGATATGGAGCACGTGAAATCGCAGATTGCAGACCTTGCTGGCGCCCGGCGCGGCCATGTGGCGATCGCCTGCAGCCAGGCGCTATTGCCCTACCATTTGCCGATGCAGATCTCACTCTACCGCAAGGAACATCCGAATGTGACCTTCGGAGTGCACCTGCGCGACCGGGAGGAGGCCGAGCGTGCCTTGGTCGATCACACGGCCGACATCGCCATCGTCTACGAGCCAACCCGGCTGGCTGCTTTCATGACGCTGATGCGGGTGCACCAGCCGGTGCATGCGGTTATGCGGCCCGATCATCCGCTGGCTTCTCACGAGACGGTGCGCTTGCGCGCTTGCCTCGACTATCCAATCGCGCTTCCCACATCAAGTTACGGCGTGCGCTACCTGCTCGACATCGGGGCGCAATCGTCATCGCTGCAGCTGGAGCCGGTGATTCAATCGGACAGCTTCGAATTCCTGCGCAACCACGCTATCTCGGAGGATATCATCACCTTCCATTTCCCAATTGGCCTGTCCCACCAGACGATGACCGGTGACATGATCTCCCGGCCGCTCGACCCGCGCGACGTGCCCGCTGGCATGCTCTATGTCGGCCAACTCAAGGGCCGCACCCTGCCGGTGGCCGCTGCCCGTTTCGCCGACCAGCTTTCCGACTCGCTGGCGCAGCAGTATGACGTGTCATGA
- a CDS encoding DUF982 domain-containing protein — protein MSEKTFESPVFVRAAEGLIREIACLEDAFDFLDEWPSHRRGVIYETAKRACCRAFDGSVPLKVARDAFAGFARSVKILEDVATAIPWMAGAKTGRTGGFAA, from the coding sequence ATGAGCGAGAAGACATTCGAGAGCCCCGTATTCGTGAGAGCCGCGGAAGGTCTCATTCGGGAAATAGCCTGCCTTGAGGATGCCTTCGACTTCCTTGATGAATGGCCTTCGCACCGGCGTGGCGTGATCTACGAGACTGCGAAGCGGGCGTGCTGCCGGGCCTTCGACGGCAGTGTGCCGTTGAAAGTCGCCCGCGACGCGTTCGCTGGCTTTGCCCGTTCGGTGAAAATCCTCGAGGATGTCGCCACGGCGATACCTTGGATGGCCGGCGCGAAGACGGGCCGGACCGGCGGCTTTGCCGCCTGA
- a CDS encoding DUF982 domain-containing protein codes for MLSQPFEKPVRVWVGLGFPRQLNSVVDAYQFVADWRGNSPEQKAAIRACKAALAGDIDAETARGILVQFARRKDILVEDGMMPPTTQKPLHV; via the coding sequence ATGCTTTCCCAACCTTTCGAAAAGCCCGTTCGCGTTTGGGTCGGGCTTGGTTTTCCGCGGCAGCTCAACTCAGTTGTCGATGCATACCAGTTCGTCGCGGATTGGCGTGGCAACAGTCCTGAGCAAAAGGCGGCGATCCGCGCCTGCAAAGCTGCGCTGGCCGGCGACATCGACGCAGAGACCGCGCGCGGTATTCTCGTGCAGTTCGCCAGGAGGAAGGACATCTTGGTAGAAGACGGAATGATGCCTCCAACCACACAGAAACCGTTGCATGTCTGA
- a CDS encoding Hsp20 family protein gives MRNTFDFTPLFRSGVGFDRMLNALEAASRVETVDNWPPYDIAKNGEDDYRITMAVAGFSQDELDITQEQNILMVSGQKAAEDNAEYLHHGIAERAFRRRFELADHVKVLNASLVNGLLTIDLKREIPEEMKPRRIEIGSAKAKPKAEAKQIEANKQAA, from the coding sequence ATGAGAAACACTTTCGACTTCACCCCCCTGTTCCGGTCGGGCGTTGGCTTCGACCGAATGTTGAACGCGCTTGAGGCCGCGAGCCGTGTAGAGACGGTCGACAACTGGCCCCCTTACGATATCGCCAAAAATGGCGAGGACGACTACCGCATCACCATGGCGGTGGCCGGCTTCTCGCAGGATGAGTTGGACATCACGCAGGAGCAGAACATACTCATGGTGTCCGGCCAGAAGGCGGCGGAGGACAATGCCGAATACCTGCATCACGGCATTGCCGAGAGGGCCTTCCGTAGGCGTTTCGAACTGGCCGATCATGTCAAGGTCCTGAACGCCAGTCTGGTCAACGGTCTTCTGACGATCGATCTCAAGCGCGAGATTCCCGAAGAGATGAAGCCGCGCCGGATCGAGATCGGCAGCGCCAAGGCAAAGCCGAAAGCCGAGGCAAAGCAGATCGAGGCCAACAAGCAGGCCGCCTGA
- a CDS encoding Hsp20/alpha crystallin family protein: MSVRDLIPWSRGNGDQLPSVLRDSDRDPFLSLHREVNRLFDDVFRGFDSSLPAFGRASSFGGGWPSVEISDGEKEVKVTAEVPGLDEKDIEVLLDDGVLTLKGEKRSQSEDQNRQFSERYYGRFERRIPLGHEIEEDKIDARFKNGVLTVMLPKTAKAQSQAKRIEIKH; this comes from the coding sequence ATGAGTGTCCGTGATCTTATTCCCTGGAGCCGTGGCAATGGCGACCAGCTTCCGAGCGTCTTGCGCGACAGTGATCGCGACCCGTTCCTGTCCTTGCATCGTGAGGTTAACCGGCTGTTCGACGACGTGTTCCGTGGCTTCGATTCCAGCCTGCCGGCCTTTGGCAGGGCTTCTTCCTTCGGCGGCGGCTGGCCGAGCGTCGAGATTTCCGACGGCGAGAAGGAGGTGAAGGTGACCGCCGAGGTACCCGGTCTGGATGAGAAGGACATCGAGGTCCTGCTCGACGACGGCGTGCTGACGCTGAAGGGCGAGAAGCGTTCCCAATCGGAGGACCAGAACAGGCAGTTCTCGGAGCGGTACTACGGCCGATTCGAGCGCCGTATCCCCCTCGGTCACGAGATCGAAGAGGATAAGATCGACGCCCGCTTCAAGAACGGTGTGCTGACGGTGATGCTGCCGAAGACCGCGAAAGCGCAGTCACAGGCCAAGCGCATCGAGATCAAGCACTGA